In Nicotiana tabacum cultivar K326 chromosome 19, ASM71507v2, whole genome shotgun sequence, one DNA window encodes the following:
- the LOC107795686 gene encoding uncharacterized protein LOC107795686, which yields MALQTQTMLVGIAISFFLSILPSKAYEYSSTSLSPSPSLDSSSDSSSVSSSSSQIQIFDIPTKPLVAKASDIPSLVKASMVGTMTKTEEFIKNVIDKRLANKKMDSYHKDCLETCKEVYEDAMDSMTKATEDVNLGNYFKANVDISAMTSFIETCKDCAAEMYGDDPAFQKFQNWAEGIASYCLDKVAGASS from the coding sequence aTGGCCCTCCAAACACAAACTATGCTTGTTGGTATTGCCATTTCTTTCTTCCTATCAATTCTTCCCTCTAAGGCATATGAGTACTCATCAACATCTCTTTCACCATCACCATCCTTAGAttcatcctcagattcatcatCTGTCTCCTCCTCCTCTTCTCAGATTCAAATCTTTGATATTCCCACAAAACCTCTAGTTGCCAAAGCAAGTGATATTCCTTCATTAGTCAAAGCAAGTATGGTTGGTACCATGACCAAGACCGAGGAATTCATCAAGAATGTCATTGATAAAAGGTTGGCTAATAAAAAGATGGACAGCTATCATAAGGATTGCCTCGAGACATGCAAGGAAGTTTATGAAGACGCCATGGATTCCATGACGAAGGCCACAGAAGATGTCAATTTAGGAAATTACTTCAAAGCTAATGTGGATATTAGTGCCATGACCTCATTCATTGAGACTTGCAAAGATTGTGCCGCCGAGATGTATGGAGATGACCCTGcctttcagaaatttcagaattGGGCTGAAGGCATTGCCAGCTATTGTCTTGATAAAGTCGCTGGCGCGAGCAGTTAA